Within Fusarium fujikuroi IMI 58289 draft genome, chromosome FFUJ_chr08, the genomic segment TGAAGTAGCGTCTGAGCCTGGAAGACCGTTCGGTCCAGAAAGCCATGACCGAGGCCTTGCGGCCAAGAAGAGACAGGAGAGGAGGAACAAGCGCAGCCGAAAGATTCAGAAGGACAAGGCTATCGTCGAGGAGTCGTGGGCCAGTGATACCAGATCTCAATTTCTTTTGACGTATCCAGAAGAGGGACCAGGCTCAGAGCCAACGCCGAAAACAAAAGAGGACAAGGCTCACGCAAGAGAAGCAGAACGACGTCGCAGGCgtgaagagagagagatagAACGCGACAGACGAAATAGATCGCGAGGGAACGTTGTTTCTCTCAACCGGATGGACATGTATTGGTTCTGTCAAGTGGACATCTACCAGGGCTTCTGGGCTACACCGTGGCGATCCGACGCACCTCTTGATACATCGCTAGTAGGCGCCGTCACTGTCATTCTGGAAGCGTTGCTAGGATTTCTGGAAGAAAATGTCAGCTTAGTTTACTGCAGACCAATCCGCTTCCACACAACTCGAGAATGGATTACATACGGCGGCATATCATACCCGGCGTACGCAAGTAATGCCCGTGGCGGCGTTATTGCTAGAGGTTCATACAAGGGTGTTCGAGTCCCAGCGTTTCAGTACACTGTTCCGGCGCTCGAACTGCTGTATTCATACGAGTGGCAAGTATCAAGCTACCTACACGATCAAGAGCGCTACTGCGAAGACCTCAATATTGAATTGATGCGAATCGACGCATGGTTATCATACGTCGGTCGCACAGAACGAATTGCAAATGGACCCACAGATCTGTTGAAGGGAGCGCCGGCGCTTGTGCAGTTGCTGCAGGCTGACTTTGAAGTGGATTTCATGAACATTGACCTCTCAGCTAAAGAGGGTGGTCATCAGGACATACAGGGGTTAGCTGACAATGTGATGGATTTTCTTACggacgaggagcttgatgaggctgagcAACTGTATATACTCGTGGCTTTGCTTCGTGCCGTCAAGGTCTGTCAGTGCGTCTTGGCTGGGTCGAATACCcgtgagatggaggagattcTAATGAAGGATGTTCAGGCACATCTTGTTTGAGATTTAGCTGCCATAGTCGATTAATATTGGGAGGTATGAAAGGAGCTATAAAGGATACTATTGTGCTTTTACAAGGATAGCCTGTtattgaattgaattgaacTGGGCTCTATCTCTTGTTTCATTGAGTCGGGCGATTTCCGGGCTACCCTAAACGTCACCTGCTTCTTATCGTTACTTCCTAATCGGGCAGTTTCACCGATAACGAACCCCGCACTAAAGCAAAACACAAACTGTTCAGAAGTCTCATGATCAACATATCTGTACATCGCAACCCGCAAGACCTAAAGACTGCTCAAAATATAAAGCTCCGAGAATCAAAGCAAGAATGAAATTCACCTTATTCTCCGGCGTGCCTAGTCAATCCCCTCTTCCAGAGAACCCACTATCCAAAGACTTTGAACTCATCGCTCTTCCCGGTCCCGACATTTGGAGAACTCCCTTTTGCGCTGGAGGCCGCGATGACTTCAACGGCCCCATCTACGCAACTCCCATCCCTCTATCCTCATTTAAAAGCGCCAAAGTTACCATATCCTCAGACTTTCCGGGGAATTACTTCCAAGGCGGTCTCATACTGTTCATGCCCGAAACCGTCCCAATCACTCAAACCGATTCTCAACTACGCCTCGAGGAATCACCAAGAACATGGATCAAGGCTGGAATCGAAAAAGTCGACGGTGAATTCTTTGCTTCCGTCGCTGCTGCGAAACCGTACTCGGACTGGAGTTTGGTCAGGTTGGGGGAGAGCTGTGCTACctttgagatggagaaaGCGAATGGTTCACTTTGGATATATGTCACAGGTCAGGATGGGCGGAGAACACCAGTCAGGAAGTTGACTTGGGTGGTTGATGTTGCTCCTGAAAATGATATCTGGATTGGTGTCGCAGCTTGTATGCCTAAGGGTGATGAGAGTCAGAGCGGCGGAATGTTGAAAGTGCATTTTCGGGACTTTTCTATCACAACAGAGTAGCCTAGCAAGCGTATAACTAGGCGCCATAGCACTTTTGAATAAGTGCCTTTTCTCTCATACGGAAAACTATTGTTAGGACCTAGGACGCCGATCTTGTGTCGCTGAGATGGCCCGGAGTCCCTGACTCGGATGTCCGATTTGACCCAGCGGTACCAAGATCAGGGCCTTTCTGCCAAGCTGGTTAGGGTCAGTGATCCCAGTGGAAGTGCAGGCCAGATCGAACAACCTGGTATTCGGGTCATGCGCCTCGCTCGCAATCTCCAGGCATGATACCAACGACCACGACCACTGGCAGAGGAGAGGGCGTGTCCagagaagatgttgaagttgtgtCCTGTATTCGCATGCCTTTCGTCGCAAAGCTCAGAGGCGCTTGTTTGTTCGCGATACAGGTTTTAGTGTTCTTGATGTATGCATCAAAACTCAAGGCATGAAGAGCGAACAGCCACTGGTAAGTCAGTCAACTGGAAATCATATAAAGGTGTTGGAGAGCAGCACTATCCACTACCGAAGACTGATATCTTTCAGCACCCTCTGTCCCAGAAGTTCAGTCAAGCACACTCACCTTCATACCTTCACCAACCATGAAAACCGTGCAACGTGAGCTTCTTCCCCTTTCtatcatcttgatcttggtattcatcattctcttcttcctctccttctgCATCACCCTCCTGAAGTACATCCGACTTCTCCTGGACCTTTTCTTCACCGCTGTGTATTACTGTATCATCCCAGTGGGTAGCATCGCACTTCTCTTCTACCTTTTTTGTTCAGCAGCGTAAGTATCTCAGTCTCTGCTCTCTGACTGATACTCGATTGAAGATCCTCGGTCTTCAACATGCACTTTTTGCTGGGATTTGTCACTGTGCTTTTGGGATTGCTCACCGGTCTTTTGGTCATGCAAGCCTTGAAGTCTCCCTATTTTCTGTTAGGGCATTTTATCAACTTGTTTTTTAAGGTGTATTGCTTGTTGCTTTGGTATTTCTGTCTCCGTCTGATTAAGGAGGCGCTGCAGCGGCATTTTGGTCCAAGGGTTTGAACCACGATGCGGGATGAGGGTTCACTCATGAATGTTGGCAGAATGTTAAGGTTTCGGTAGTGCAACATTCAGCCCCAATATTCCGCCGTCGGGGTCAGAAGATGCAAGAAACGTCAGGATATAAGtgcttataaagatagttaGGTAGTTTAGCCTAAGCTTAACAAACTCTTTACCAAGATTATTCTAGTACTCTCGTCTGAAGCTGTGACTTTTCATGATTCCCAAGGGACGCCCGGCACATCGATTTCTTCGCGGCAAGCGGAAAGGCCATCTTAAAGAtcactatatatatataatgcaATTAAATTGTGCTTATGGGTAGAGATACCCTTTATTCCTACCAACTCTAAACAAAGAAATCCAAAGTCATCACAATGTAACTACCCATTTCTCCCCTAACCAATGGGCTCTTTGGCACTCGGAGCGGAGACATGTTGTGAGACTTGTTCCTCCGTCCACTCCCAGAACCGTTTCGCATGGCCAGTTCCCCCTTCAGCCTCCGTCCTTGATCCTTTGATCATGGCCGGCAGTGCATGCCACAACCTTCCCCACGGCGAAACTACAAGTCCATCAGGTCAGTGCATCCACAAAAAGCATCTCTTGAACCACTTACTGAATCTGCCCGAATTCTCAAGCGTCACATCAGGCGAGAACCCAGCGAAGATATTAACATACCCACCATAGTATGACGGATAAAAAACAGTCTTCCGAAGAATCCAAGTCAAAAGTTTCCCCTGCGTGCGCCAAAGCTCTGAGTCGAGATTGCCCGGGTTGAGCGGCACAGAGATGATACCATCGCTTTTGTGGCGAGAAGCATATTCTGTGGCGTGGTAGTAGTTTCCTAGCTTGCTAATTGCATATTGTTGAAACAGGCTCTGCTTGTTAATACCTTGAACTCGATCAATGTATTTCTTCGTGGAAGTCCAAAACGCGGCTGTTGACGATGCCCAAACCACGCGAACAGTTCCTGGTGCAGCTGTCTTTGCAGTATCGACCAACACGGGCGTCAATCTCTGTGTCAGCGCAAAACTACCAAGACAGTTGGTTCCTAATTGTAGCTCGTAGCcttgcttggtcttggagccATACTCAGGAAATCCAACGCCTGCATTATTAAAAAGGACGTGAAGTTTATCTTCCCTGCCGAGGaattctgctgctgctgcttgaaCACTATCGAGGTCCGCGAGGTCTAGTTGGATGCAGAACAATTCGCCTTGTGATTCCGGAAAGGCAGCTTTGATCTCGTCGCGGGCCTTTTCGTTTTTCGTTGTTGTTCGTGCGAACATGTAGACTTTTGCATTTTTGCTGTAGACCATCTTGGCGATTTCTTTCCCGACGCCGGTATTTGAGCCTGTGATGGCGATCACCTGGAATTTGGAAAGCAGACGTCAGTGAGGGCTATGGGGGTGATGACGGATAACGACGTACTTTGCCTTTGAGATCAGGTAAATCATTTTCTGTGTATTTTGGGCTGCCAGCGAATAAGCTCTGGCGTACAATGTTGAATGCTGCTGCCATGGTGTCGTTCTGAGTTGTCTTCTGTGACATACGAATACATTCAGACGATTGACTGGGGTGGGAGCAGGCCTtgctatttattaaatttaccGTGATGGCAACGCGTTCGGTCGATGATGCACGCTTTCAAGGACATGATGATCGACAGAGGCACTCGGAAGCTAATCTTCAGTGGTCTAAGCGCACTGTAACCGCTAAAGATGATTCGCTGACTGCAGCATGGTGTACCGCTAGCCTCAACTTTAACCGTGCGCTTGGACCGAGGTATGACGTCTCCTTCTGAAGCATCACTAGCCTCGCTTCTACGCTCATCCTCTTGCAACGAAATCAATTGGATCTCGGTATCTTCAGTGATAAGATGACAGACTTGGCATTAGTTCTCAAATGCGATTTATCCTTCTCAAATAACTACTGCAGCTTCAATACATCCTTCAACAGCGCCAGCGCCCCAAACAGCTCATTATCATGATACTTCCTCGCAACAATCTGAAGATTGATAGGAGCACCAGTAAAGTCCGACTCTTCCCACAACTTCTTCACCTGTCCGCAAGCCTCGCTCAACGGCTCATATCCGTTAGAATACTTCTCACTCCCCTCCACCTTGACAGGTGTAGGAACGACAACACCAGGATAGTCCACGAGGTTATACAGCGATGTATAGTTCC encodes:
- a CDS encoding related to Oxidoreductase, short-chain dehydrogenase, which translates into the protein MAAAFNIVRQSLFAGSPKYTENDLPDLKGKVIAITGSNTGVGKEIAKMVYSKNAKVYMFARTTTKNEKARDEIKAAFPESQGELFCIQLDLADLDSVQAAAAEFLGREDKLHVLFNNAGVGFPEYGSKTKQGYELQLGTNCLGSFALTQRLTPVLVDTAKTAAPGTVRVVWASSTAAFWTSTKKYIDRVQGINKQSLFQQYAISKLGNYYHATEYASRHKSDGIISVPLNPGNLDSELWRTQGKLLTWILRKTVFYPSYYGGYVNIFAGFSPDVTLENSGRFISPWGRLWHALPAMIKGSRTEAEGGTGHAKRFWEWTEEQVSQHVSAPSAKEPIG